From a region of the Paenibacillus sp. FSL R10-2734 genome:
- a CDS encoding copper amine oxidase N-terminal domain-containing protein produces MNKIIVIGASTLFLAGCGASAFIDMDTSIAINQTQTTEAPLKLIVDGEAVLPSLPPFFSGDKVYVPAKVLMEYYSSEQKWDNTLKTLTISDGSSKYVLKPGNEYMQGDGYQNALGGPAILRNGNFYIPADALNSLSGADVKLNASRTAVKITSGSVSTTVRKPSQALAVAEENDKVKLYTVLKDGDTYKGFNVEVKGTKHTFNWESPRLLNDPPEIHYADLDQDGQEEVIVILSLGAGTGMSMQEIHVVKPNSWKELTIPSAEKAATALVSSTISKQKEDLLIKLQLKGFTPSMVTLRLPGRAEDGNFDEQAGIGAVTQYMVEAGQLKAETNVYIGFLESIGTLTLVYKAGNDGMEPESIRFEPHEEYASYVEGKQL; encoded by the coding sequence ATGAATAAAATCATCGTAATCGGAGCTAGCACGCTCTTTTTAGCCGGATGCGGAGCATCGGCATTTATAGATATGGATACATCAATAGCGATTAACCAAACACAAACTACTGAAGCACCCCTAAAGCTAATCGTTGACGGCGAAGCCGTTCTTCCTTCTCTCCCACCTTTTTTCTCAGGTGATAAGGTCTATGTACCTGCAAAAGTACTAATGGAGTACTACTCATCAGAACAAAAATGGGATAATACTCTGAAGACCTTAACCATCTCTGATGGAAGCAGTAAATACGTTCTGAAGCCGGGTAATGAGTATATGCAAGGTGACGGATATCAAAATGCGCTCGGGGGACCTGCAATTCTACGAAACGGTAACTTCTATATCCCGGCCGACGCATTAAACAGTCTCTCCGGAGCGGATGTGAAGCTGAATGCCTCGCGAACCGCAGTTAAGATAACATCAGGCAGCGTAAGCACTACTGTGCGCAAGCCTAGTCAAGCGCTCGCTGTAGCTGAAGAAAACGATAAAGTTAAGTTATATACCGTCCTTAAAGATGGGGATACCTACAAAGGATTTAATGTAGAGGTCAAAGGGACAAAGCATACTTTTAATTGGGAATCCCCCAGATTACTTAATGATCCTCCTGAGATTCATTATGCTGACTTAGATCAGGATGGGCAGGAGGAAGTCATCGTCATTCTGTCGCTCGGAGCAGGTACGGGGATGTCCATGCAGGAGATTCACGTTGTTAAGCCTAATTCGTGGAAGGAACTAACTATCCCTTCCGCAGAAAAAGCCGCCACAGCGCTCGTCTCGTCAACGATTTCCAAACAAAAAGAGGATCTCCTGATTAAGCTCCAGTTGAAAGGCTTCACTCCATCCATGGTCACTTTGCGACTTCCGGGTCGTGCAGAGGACGGCAATTTCGACGAACAGGCAGGCATTGGTGCGGTTACTCAATACATGGTGGAGGCTGGGCAGCTGAAGGCGGAGACTAATGTTTATATTGGATTTTTGGAGAGCATTGGCACACTAACACTTGTCTACAAAGCGGGGAATGATGGAATGGAGCCTGAGTCCATTCGCTTTGAGCCTCATGAGGAATATGCCTCTTACGTAGAAGGTAAGCAGCTATGA
- a CDS encoding carboxypeptidase-like regulatory domain-containing protein, which yields MRIKIKVKHLVSFVLLPASLLILLFNFLPSSKAQMEESPAIQSNLARTELLQKLESTTGSKRMELIQTNIIDKEHGYDPYRYNVNIGTTMSQWNHDEPHSSDLLPEDKIALLEEYILDGPADNTRIFAAKLLAYEYDALGRKDDGDQALITAAKQINSNSHLAKELALLRAERALNSGDITTAETILEQTTFPSEYQENLDAQKAWLTGRLLFTKGEAQEALTVVTKGLESYKKFWLGVTADSGASGSSSNSAPEIGTSETEMQLEALRSAIQSAIGMGSNSTAVVSGTLTRSDGTPVSRAGIFLRAESEVHHSITAAEPYLIVTDDEGRFEFHGVIPGFYQLQLGLSYDQIDGWTWPIQYDDWIEVKPGDTLNESIVLQPLLELQSPINQETITDQTVEFRWQAVEDAAYYRLSGGVSMVGSSFSSQIRDHITDNQVSIPVDELYYNSGFSYGSGGEGFESIDPLSFLVFMNPEARFSWNIEAFDADGRLITRSNGYRLNEDTASNLPFFYLKERELTTADQLLLDKKPDQALKMYQQNVADDPQNAHALHMLVKLLLAKSSITKDDSLEDQAIPLLQKLMQLHPSSNYAFTLSQYYFDHADWKSYSDFYSRSNELSQTKDNGYVLSIHAVALMHQGKIEEAREQFAMAIELDNSHRFIGSYLAVELYAGESLSSAMTLAERYPEHSFGHSGYRWPQMVKQLITERTKQPNNFDQELKEKLGWYVNGQKDTLKQWIEGAKSSALKTFMQAVQEVS from the coding sequence ATGAGAATTAAGATCAAGGTCAAACATCTGGTGTCATTCGTGCTGCTTCCGGCTTCCCTGCTCATTCTTCTATTTAACTTCTTACCTTCCTCAAAAGCACAAATGGAGGAAAGCCCAGCTATTCAATCTAACTTAGCCCGCACAGAGCTTCTGCAAAAGCTGGAATCTACAACTGGAAGTAAACGTATGGAGCTTATTCAAACAAACATTATCGATAAGGAGCACGGCTACGATCCGTATAGATATAACGTTAATATCGGTACCACTATGAGTCAGTGGAATCATGATGAACCCCATTCATCAGATTTGCTGCCAGAGGATAAAATCGCTTTGCTAGAGGAATACATCCTTGATGGTCCTGCGGATAATACACGTATATTCGCGGCTAAGCTGCTTGCCTATGAATATGATGCTCTTGGTCGTAAAGACGACGGAGATCAAGCGCTAATCACCGCGGCGAAACAGATAAACAGCAATTCTCACTTGGCAAAAGAACTAGCGCTCCTTCGCGCGGAGCGAGCCCTAAATAGTGGCGATATAACAACCGCTGAAACTATTCTTGAACAAACCACTTTTCCATCCGAGTATCAGGAAAATCTAGATGCACAGAAAGCATGGCTTACCGGACGGCTTCTCTTCACGAAGGGCGAAGCACAGGAAGCCCTTACCGTAGTAACCAAGGGCTTGGAGAGCTACAAAAAATTCTGGCTGGGTGTTACCGCAGACAGTGGTGCATCAGGCTCATCATCAAATTCAGCGCCAGAGATAGGAACTTCAGAAACTGAGATGCAGCTAGAAGCGCTCCGATCCGCAATTCAGTCGGCTATAGGTATGGGAAGTAACTCGACTGCAGTCGTATCTGGAACCCTGACCCGTAGCGATGGAACTCCGGTCTCACGTGCAGGTATTTTTCTCCGTGCTGAAAGCGAGGTTCATCACAGCATTACTGCTGCTGAACCGTATCTAATCGTCACCGACGATGAAGGGCGTTTCGAATTTCACGGTGTGATTCCGGGCTTCTATCAATTGCAGCTTGGACTTAGCTATGATCAGATCGACGGCTGGACTTGGCCAATACAGTATGATGATTGGATTGAAGTTAAACCGGGTGACACGTTAAATGAGAGTATTGTTCTACAACCGTTGCTTGAGCTTCAGTCTCCTATTAATCAAGAGACGATAACGGATCAGACTGTAGAATTCCGCTGGCAAGCTGTTGAAGATGCAGCTTACTATCGTTTAAGCGGAGGGGTCTCGATGGTGGGGAGCTCCTTCAGTTCGCAGATTCGGGACCACATTACAGATAATCAAGTCTCCATTCCAGTAGATGAACTCTATTACAACAGTGGTTTCTCCTACGGCAGCGGCGGAGAAGGCTTTGAATCGATTGATCCACTATCTTTTCTCGTGTTCATGAATCCTGAAGCGCGCTTTTCTTGGAATATTGAAGCTTTCGATGCAGATGGACGCCTTATTACCCGCAGTAATGGTTACAGGTTGAACGAAGACACCGCCTCGAATCTGCCATTCTTTTATCTTAAGGAAAGAGAGCTTACCACGGCTGACCAACTCTTACTGGATAAAAAACCGGATCAGGCACTAAAAATGTACCAACAAAACGTTGCCGATGATCCACAGAATGCTCATGCCCTGCACATGCTTGTGAAGCTGTTGCTCGCCAAATCCTCCATCACGAAGGATGACTCATTAGAAGATCAGGCGATTCCTTTACTCCAAAAGCTCATGCAGCTGCATCCTTCTTCTAACTACGCCTTCACATTGTCGCAGTACTATTTTGATCATGCGGACTGGAAGTCATATAGCGATTTTTATTCCCGCTCCAACGAGCTAAGCCAAACCAAAGATAACGGTTATGTACTCTCTATTCACGCCGTAGCTCTCATGCATCAAGGCAAAATAGAAGAAGCCCGTGAGCAATTCGCTATGGCTATAGAGCTCGATAACAGCCATCGTTTTATTGGCAGCTATTTGGCGGTAGAATTATACGCTGGTGAGTCCCTCTCTTCTGCAATGACACTGGCTGAGCGTTACCCTGAACACAGCTTTGGTCATAGTGGGTATCGTTGGCCACAAATGGTTAAACAGCTCATAACCGAGCGAACGAAACAGCCTAATAACTTTGACCAAGAACTGAAAGAAAAACTCGGGTGGTATGTAAATGGTCAGAAGGATACTTTGAAGCAATGGATCGAAGGGGCAAAGTCCTCCGCTCTGAAGACCTTTATGCAAGCCGTTCAAGAGGTAAGCTAA
- a CDS encoding MarR family transcriptional regulator gives MSTEQDKQYAIHKVMESMANVQQKSQSFIDMITKQETLTHNQIMLLFQLQLTGSLNITDISERFVITPGAASSMCDKMEQAGLIERVRTKEDRRVVNIVLTEQGHQRILHLFEAFPTSDLDKISGTLEQINELMDKMMQ, from the coding sequence ATGAGCACAGAGCAAGATAAACAATATGCTATCCATAAGGTTATGGAATCCATGGCAAATGTGCAGCAGAAATCCCAGTCCTTCATTGATATGATCACTAAACAGGAAACCCTAACTCACAATCAGATTATGCTGCTGTTCCAGCTCCAGCTTACAGGAAGCTTGAACATTACTGACATCTCCGAACGATTCGTTATTACTCCCGGAGCCGCCTCTTCTATGTGCGATAAAATGGAACAAGCTGGTCTTATCGAACGGGTGCGGACGAAGGAAGATCGCAGAGTCGTCAACATTGTCCTTACAGAACAAGGTCATCAGCGAATTCTTCACCTGTTTGAAGCCTTTCCTACCTCGGATTTGGATAAAATCTCCGGAACCTTAGAACAAATCAATGAGCTAATGGATAAAATGATGCAATAA
- a CDS encoding sigma-70 family RNA polymerase sigma factor — protein sequence MQERALLPPFVKEKIQENIDIDALFTTIFETFYKRIFNYIAYRVSSRHTAEDLTSLVFEKTLAKLATYAQEKAPLEVWLFAIARNVVNDHYRSLKRRSFFSLDAVMELVSTRKEPESLILQGERNDKLNEALNTLNSRERNIVALKFGANLRNTEIAQLTGISEGNIGVILYRTMKKLKIEIGSVEQL from the coding sequence ATGCAAGAGCGCGCATTGCTTCCCCCCTTTGTTAAAGAGAAAATACAAGAAAACATAGATATAGATGCTTTATTCACAACGATTTTTGAAACCTTCTATAAAAGAATATTCAACTATATCGCTTATCGGGTTAGCTCACGCCATACGGCTGAGGATCTGACAAGCTTGGTCTTTGAGAAGACCTTGGCTAAGCTTGCGACCTATGCCCAGGAAAAAGCTCCTTTGGAGGTGTGGTTATTTGCCATCGCTAGGAATGTGGTCAATGACCATTACCGAAGTCTGAAGAGGCGCAGTTTCTTCTCGTTGGATGCCGTTATGGAGCTGGTTTCTACTAGAAAAGAACCGGAAAGTTTAATCCTCCAGGGAGAACGTAACGACAAGCTAAATGAAGCGCTGAACACATTGAACTCGAGGGAAAGAAATATTGTGGCTCTTAAATTTGGCGCTAATTTGAGAAATACGGAGATCGCCCAGCTTACGGGAATTTCGGAGGGGAACATTGGCGTAATTCTCTACCGGACGATGAAGAAGCTAAAGATTGAAATAGGGAGCGTGGAGCAACTATGA
- a CDS encoding winged helix-turn-helix domain-containing protein: MQLELNESEYKVTADGITIELFPKEFTLFQFLYKNRGRTFSREQLLDKVWPLEYPVERTVDDHIYRLRKKLGKLQGLDIKTVRGFGYSLTMQEPSVTMTNPTTYDLEMQKTMREVFAKYHQYGQGRSMLTLARQQDVLGYEMDPFYSIYIHFVQGDLEWLLNTDEAGIEERFYCLLICYMFLGDPKHKLEFCELVLEKKILLPPQHKEMEILNILELYTLAGQPEKALERLKLTHEVIKEPGYENFIPVTAISEMLVHLWIGTEDQELERMAKDIEVLLQEKPFLREIGSYKVASGLWLLRRKSWREAEQLLDDGLQVLEMSGFVPMRIYALYRIVHYCNEFPPKPALHHKYVELFEREKEERGFYRLEQSLETVLMNIVTAL, encoded by the coding sequence ATGCAGCTGGAATTAAACGAAAGTGAATATAAAGTGACCGCAGATGGGATAACGATAGAATTATTTCCAAAAGAATTTACGCTGTTTCAGTTCCTGTACAAAAATAGAGGACGTACGTTCAGCCGAGAACAACTGCTGGATAAGGTGTGGCCGCTGGAATATCCGGTAGAGCGAACGGTAGACGATCATATTTATCGGCTTCGTAAAAAGCTAGGCAAGCTTCAAGGCTTGGATATTAAGACCGTTCGGGGATTTGGCTATAGTCTGACGATGCAGGAGCCATCTGTTACTATGACCAATCCGACTACATATGACTTAGAGATGCAAAAGACGATGCGAGAAGTATTTGCGAAATACCACCAATACGGCCAAGGGAGATCCATGTTAACCTTAGCGCGACAGCAGGATGTTCTGGGATATGAGATGGATCCGTTCTATTCGATTTACATTCATTTTGTGCAAGGAGATTTGGAATGGCTGCTAAACACAGATGAAGCGGGGATAGAAGAGCGATTCTATTGCCTGCTGATATGTTATATGTTTTTGGGTGATCCAAAGCACAAGCTGGAGTTCTGTGAGCTAGTCCTTGAGAAAAAGATTCTTTTACCTCCTCAGCACAAGGAGATGGAGATCCTTAATATTTTGGAGTTATACACGCTTGCTGGGCAACCGGAAAAAGCATTGGAACGATTAAAGCTAACGCATGAAGTGATTAAAGAGCCTGGGTATGAGAACTTCATTCCTGTAACGGCAATTTCCGAAATGCTCGTACACTTGTGGATAGGAACTGAAGATCAAGAATTGGAACGGATGGCGAAAGACATTGAAGTGCTTTTGCAGGAGAAGCCTTTTTTGCGTGAGATCGGCAGTTATAAGGTTGCAAGTGGATTGTGGTTATTACGGCGAAAATCTTGGCGTGAAGCAGAGCAACTGTTGGATGATGGGCTTCAGGTGCTTGAGATGTCGGGGTTCGTGCCGATGCGGATATATGCATTATACCGAATTGTTCACTATTGCAACGAGTTTCCACCCAAGCCAGCCTTACATCATAAATATGTGGAATTATTTGAACGAGAGAAGGAAGAGCGGGGATTCTATCGTCTAGAGCAATCCTTGGAAACTGTGCTTATGAATATTGTAACAGCGCTCTGA
- a CDS encoding sigma-70 family RNA polymerase sigma factor has protein sequence MKAKDESALRLLMDDYGDMLLRTACLLLKDRQSAEEAVQDTFIQAYAKMSQLQDPERLKAWLIRIVVNRCRMKQRTWSWRNIFPSGGSELQANDNAGFTAGAEELFMVEWHNVRLAESMRNLDYVYRECLTLYYFHEMNIREISEQINISENTIKSRLARGRALLKKMLEKEGHFL, from the coding sequence ATCAAAGCAAAGGATGAGTCAGCTCTCCGCCTGTTAATGGACGACTATGGGGATATGCTGCTTCGAACTGCTTGCTTACTGCTCAAAGATAGACAAAGTGCCGAAGAAGCGGTGCAAGATACTTTCATTCAAGCCTATGCCAAAATGAGTCAGTTGCAGGATCCGGAACGGTTAAAGGCTTGGCTCATTCGCATCGTAGTCAACCGCTGCCGCATGAAGCAACGGACGTGGAGCTGGCGTAATATTTTTCCATCGGGTGGGTCAGAGCTCCAAGCCAATGATAATGCAGGCTTCACTGCTGGGGCAGAAGAGCTTTTTATGGTGGAATGGCACAATGTTAGACTCGCTGAGTCCATGAGAAATCTCGATTATGTATACCGCGAATGTCTGACGTTATATTACTTTCATGAGATGAACATCCGCGAAATATCTGAGCAAATAAATATATCTGAGAATACGATCAAATCCAGACTCGCCAGAGGCCGGGCGCTCTTAAAAAAGATGTTGGAGAAGGAGGGACATTTCTTATGA
- a CDS encoding MarR family transcriptional regulator, with product MENPDIFRLIHAVELFTNEVIVRWMNAFDHNIGISPVLVLAELNKKGPQKQTTLAKKLGYTPGAMTNIANRLIKQEMAERKYNEDDRRNVLLAITDKGKDVLKEAQLKGQELRVEMFQKLNEEELRQLLTIYEKLLTSFDSSET from the coding sequence TTGGAAAACCCAGATATTTTTAGACTCATACATGCAGTTGAATTATTTACGAATGAAGTTATTGTTCGATGGATGAATGCCTTTGACCACAATATTGGGATATCTCCTGTTCTCGTCTTGGCAGAGTTGAATAAAAAGGGTCCGCAGAAGCAAACTACCTTGGCTAAGAAACTAGGTTATACGCCGGGAGCTATGACGAACATTGCCAATCGCTTAATTAAGCAGGAAATGGCCGAGCGCAAATATAACGAGGATGATCGCCGAAATGTACTGCTCGCTATAACCGACAAAGGTAAAGATGTACTGAAGGAAGCACAGTTAAAAGGGCAGGAGCTCCGAGTTGAAATGTTTCAGAAGCTCAATGAAGAAGAACTGCGACAATTGTTAACAATCTATGAAAAGCTGTTAACGAGCTTTGATAGCTCTGAAACATAA
- a CDS encoding RDD family protein: MDKYKVERLEQEDFIGFWKRVLATILDVLIILIPAVIVYWIFNSLAVSLHSEIPIIFEYILFVVFDIFMIVRFGGSPGKLVLKIKIVNQQGNIPTLKEALIRNIFRIISTIFSMIVGVSLYDLTVISTTLNLWAPLATDLSKILGPIMIVDYLFVAFSPRKRALHDMMAGTYVVDKTAI, translated from the coding sequence ATGGATAAGTATAAAGTTGAGCGTTTGGAACAGGAGGATTTCATAGGCTTTTGGAAAAGAGTTCTGGCTACCATTCTTGATGTCCTTATCATTCTGATACCTGCGGTTATTGTATACTGGATATTCAATTCATTAGCTGTATCCTTGCACTCGGAAATTCCCATCATCTTTGAGTATATTTTATTCGTCGTGTTTGATATTTTTATGATCGTTAGATTTGGCGGATCGCCTGGAAAGTTGGTTTTAAAGATAAAAATTGTCAATCAACAAGGGAATATCCCAACGTTGAAGGAAGCTCTAATTCGAAATATTTTCCGAATCATTAGTACGATTTTTTCAATGATTGTTGGCGTAAGCCTCTACGATCTCACTGTGATTTCCACCACCCTTAACTTATGGGCACCTTTAGCTACTGACCTCAGTAAAATACTTGGCCCCATCATGATCGTAGATTATCTATTTGTCGCATTTTCTCCCCGTAAACGGGCGCTGCACGATATGATGGCTGGTACTTATGTTGTTGATAAAACCGCAATCTAA
- a CDS encoding DUF4309 domain-containing protein: MSAQIKFLAASILLTGMIGLAGCSSNNEQANSAAPTTAPTETAVAATSEPEVSPSASPEETAPAAASSPTETNKDTANESKQNSEKQLKELLALAKKGKVPGVKYAAHTGLIDEVEGDWGKPDQQESAGKGIYATYTDKHVVFGFNKGNLIFDVRSSDSALQKLTLKEIEGTLGEPDDTKVNGEDKIYTYQANDQYQLKFIIPSSTGTVGHISVFSEQDSINLMAE, translated from the coding sequence ATGTCAGCACAGATTAAATTTTTAGCAGCCTCTATTTTGCTCACAGGTATGATTGGACTAGCTGGATGCAGCTCGAACAATGAGCAAGCTAATTCAGCCGCCCCAACCACAGCGCCTACTGAAACGGCTGTAGCAGCAACCTCTGAGCCGGAAGTTAGCCCATCAGCCAGCCCTGAGGAAACTGCACCAGCAGCGGCTTCCTCCCCTACGGAGACTAATAAAGATACAGCCAACGAAAGCAAGCAAAATAGTGAAAAACAGCTTAAAGAATTACTTGCGCTTGCCAAAAAGGGTAAGGTTCCCGGTGTTAAATATGCTGCACATACTGGACTTATTGATGAAGTAGAAGGGGACTGGGGTAAGCCGGATCAACAAGAGTCAGCAGGTAAAGGCATTTATGCTACATACACTGACAAACATGTTGTATTTGGATTTAACAAAGGAAATTTAATTTTTGATGTTCGTTCCAGTGATTCTGCGCTGCAAAAGCTAACACTGAAGGAAATCGAGGGAACGCTCGGTGAGCCGGATGATACCAAGGTGAATGGCGAGGATAAGATTTACACTTATCAAGCCAATGATCAATACCAGCTAAAATTCATTATTCCAAGCTCAACCGGTACAGTGGGTCACATCTCCGTGTTTAGTGAACAGGATTCCATTAATCTTATGGCTGAGTAA
- a CDS encoding TatD family hydrolase, with translation MIDAHIHLEQYESEAVEQMVSMLPSIGIEALIAVSMNLDSCVRTQKLAATYPEMVRPAYGFHPEQPLPQEAELSTLLEWIEGQAQEDFIAVGEIGLPYYSRAEALERGEAFDMEPYIQLLDQLLELAARLDKPVVLHAVYEDALIACDLLEKHNIQRAHFHWFKGPEEAIARMINNGYYISFTPDILYEPEIQELARRYPPELVMAETDGPWPFEGPFADKVTHPSMIREVAAAWGAIHGCTSSQAEEILTANTKRFYSL, from the coding sequence ATGATTGATGCCCATATACATCTAGAACAATATGAGTCTGAAGCCGTGGAACAGATGGTGAGTATGCTGCCTAGCATAGGAATCGAAGCCCTGATCGCCGTCTCCATGAATTTAGACTCTTGCGTTCGCACTCAAAAGCTTGCGGCTACATATCCCGAAATGGTCCGCCCTGCTTATGGCTTTCATCCCGAGCAGCCACTACCGCAGGAAGCTGAGCTATCTACTTTACTGGAATGGATTGAGGGTCAAGCTCAGGAGGATTTCATCGCTGTGGGTGAAATTGGGCTGCCTTATTATTCGCGTGCTGAAGCACTGGAGCGTGGCGAAGCTTTTGATATGGAGCCTTATATTCAGCTTCTAGATCAACTGCTAGAACTTGCTGCTCGTCTGGATAAACCAGTTGTGCTGCATGCTGTTTATGAGGATGCGCTAATTGCCTGTGATCTTCTGGAGAAACATAATATACAACGTGCTCACTTCCACTGGTTTAAGGGACCCGAAGAAGCTATTGCCCGTATGATTAACAATGGCTACTATATCTCTTTCACCCCTGATATCCTCTACGAACCAGAGATTCAGGAGCTTGCCCGCCGCTATCCGCCAGAGCTTGTCATGGCGGAAACCGATGGGCCTTGGCCATTTGAAGGGCCTTTTGCGGATAAAGTCACCCATCCGTCCATGATTCGTGAGGTCGCTGCCGCTTGGGGAGCGATCCATGGCTGCACCTCTAGTCAAGCAGAAGAGATACTAACTGCGAATACTAAGCGATTTTATAGCTTGTAG
- a CDS encoding SDR family NAD(P)-dependent oxidoreductase yields MRRVQGKVALVTGGASGIGLSAATLLAREGAKVVIADFNVEAAKEAAAKIKSEGGEAEGLFLDASQADSIKEAVDFTVAQYGTITVLFNNVGLTNLQKDLDVVNIDLEEWDRLMNVNTKSVLLGSRFAIPHMIKAGGGSIINTASMSAFAGDSLRTAYGSSKAAVVNLTRYIATQYGKDKIRCNGVAPGLILTPAAARNMPPAVLDIFQKFNALPYHGEADDIGNTVLFLASDESKFITGQTIEVEGGHYMSNPSITDFQNYMMEAKGN; encoded by the coding sequence ATGAGAAGAGTTCAAGGTAAGGTTGCACTAGTAACTGGAGGCGCTTCGGGTATTGGCTTATCAGCCGCTACTTTATTGGCTAGAGAAGGAGCCAAAGTTGTCATCGCCGATTTTAATGTAGAGGCTGCCAAAGAAGCGGCGGCTAAGATTAAAAGTGAAGGCGGGGAAGCAGAAGGTCTTTTCTTGGATGCATCCCAAGCGGATTCGATCAAGGAAGCCGTTGATTTCACAGTCGCTCAGTATGGCACGATTACAGTTTTGTTCAACAACGTAGGTCTAACTAATTTGCAAAAAGACCTAGATGTGGTCAACATAGATTTGGAAGAATGGGATCGCCTGATGAACGTGAACACCAAAAGTGTTCTGTTAGGCAGCCGGTTTGCCATCCCGCATATGATTAAAGCGGGTGGAGGCTCTATCATTAATACAGCTTCGATGTCAGCATTTGCAGGAGATTCATTGCGTACTGCTTATGGCTCCTCCAAGGCTGCTGTGGTGAACCTTACTCGTTACATCGCTACACAATATGGCAAAGACAAAATCCGTTGTAACGGCGTGGCACCAGGGTTGATCCTAACTCCTGCGGCTGCAAGAAATATGCCACCAGCGGTATTGGATATTTTCCAAAAGTTCAACGCGCTTCCTTACCACGGTGAAGCCGATGATATCGGTAATACTGTTTTGTTCCTGGCATCGGATGAATCTAAATTCATCACAGGCCAAACGATTGAAGTAGAGGGTGGTCACTATATGTCCAACCCAAGTATTACAGACTTCCAGAATTACATGATGGAAGCTAAAGGTAACTAA
- a CDS encoding MFS transporter, producing MNASSQAGTSLLKNKVYMRVYSAFATATFGDWFDALAIQVLVGYRWQASPLMLALIPVSMALPGILLGSVAGVAADRLNKLKLMRMCDLLTALLTVLVLFAPNMLWLLPLLTLRAAISTLNVPAQQSMTRSIVREDQLLQATSLNGIVNQGSKIAGPLLGGFALSVLTPQWCILINACLRGCSYLLLLTVKNSEVGQVSSDKGAEGESVPLRTMWKEGWSFMLRSRLLLNSMLFGLVGALAIQMIDFQFTSLFRIISPSEESMLGWLVAATGVGAILMILVMNKMNRGTGYGWKLGTGYALIGGSVGGLGLLQPGVSTLPVLLLGFVLGLGNGMFMITFNYCLQKETPPHMTGRVFGIQSTILSGVMIGAPLLGGMLVQAAGPSVIFFNFGIVIALIGVLGIMFGRMLWPTEIEKADSLVEQSKKVEVLET from the coding sequence ATGAATGCTTCATCACAAGCAGGGACGAGTCTGCTGAAGAACAAAGTATATATGCGTGTGTACAGCGCGTTTGCGACAGCTACCTTTGGGGACTGGTTCGATGCACTGGCGATTCAAGTGCTCGTGGGGTACCGTTGGCAAGCTAGCCCGCTAATGCTGGCTTTGATTCCGGTCTCCATGGCTTTACCTGGGATTCTGCTCGGCTCCGTGGCAGGGGTAGCAGCTGACAGACTGAATAAGCTAAAGCTTATGCGGATGTGTGATCTGCTCACGGCATTATTAACCGTACTCGTATTATTCGCTCCCAATATGCTATGGCTGCTTCCACTGCTGACGTTACGTGCTGCGATCTCTACACTAAACGTGCCTGCTCAGCAGTCGATGACTCGCAGCATCGTTAGAGAGGATCAGCTGCTTCAAGCGACCTCACTTAACGGAATCGTAAATCAGGGTTCCAAAATCGCCGGGCCTTTGCTGGGTGGTTTCGCGTTGTCTGTGCTTACCCCACAATGGTGCATATTGATCAATGCTTGTCTCAGAGGTTGCTCTTATCTGCTTCTACTAACCGTTAAGAACAGTGAGGTAGGACAAGTCAGCTCAGATAAGGGCGCTGAAGGGGAGAGTGTGCCCCTTCGCACCATGTGGAAGGAAGGATGGAGCTTTATGCTGCGCAGTAGACTGCTGCTAAACAGCATGCTGTTTGGTTTAGTCGGTGCGTTGGCGATTCAGATGATCGATTTTCAGTTCACTAGTCTATTTAGAATTATTTCGCCTTCTGAAGAATCTATGCTGGGCTGGCTTGTTGCGGCAACGGGTGTGGGGGCTATACTCATGATTTTGGTCATGAACAAAATGAACCGAGGAACAGGCTACGGCTGGAAGCTTGGTACGGGTTATGCACTAATTGGTGGATCGGTTGGAGGGCTTGGCCTGCTTCAGCCGGGAGTCTCTACCCTTCCTGTATTGCTGCTAGGATTCGTATTAGGTCTCGGGAATGGAATGTTTATGATCACGTTCAATTATTGTCTGCAAAAAGAAACACCTCCACACATGACGGGGCGTGTGTTCGGTATTCAAAGTACTATTCTTAGCGGAGTAATGATTGGAGCTCCACTACTCGGCGGCATGCTGGTTCAGGCTGCTGGGCCTAGCGTGATCTTTTTTAACTTTGGTATCGTAATTGCTCTGATTGGTGTGCTTGGAATAATGTTTGGTCGTATGCTTTGGCCTACGGAGATTGAAAAGGCGGATAGCTTAGTGGAGCAATCTAAGAAGGTTGAAGTGCTGGAGACTTGA